GCTTGGTGAAGCGGAAAGGCGCGAAAACGAAATTGATCCTTTCGTATCATAATTTTAAAGGGACACCGACTTTGACGACTTTAAAACGACTCGTTCGAAAAGCGAAAAAACAAGGCGCAGATTTGGTGAAAATTGCAACGTTTGTAAAAAACCCCAGAGAAAATGTGATTTTATTTGAGCTCACCGCGTGGGCCAAAGAGGAAAAAATCCAGATCATCACCCTGGGCATGGGAGAGGAAGGGCGCTTGAGTCGCATTGTGTGCCCGTTGCTCGGTTCAAAGATGTATTTTGCGCCGCTCAAAAAAGGCGACGAAACCGCCCCCGGCCAACTCACCAAAGAGGAATTGGAAACCGCTTGGAGCGCAATGGGGGTGTAGGGTATACTCCGCGCGCAAATCGTGAAAATCTTTTGCTTAAAAGGAGGATTTTTGCTATAATAATAAGAATATTTTAAAAATAATTTAATAAATATGGGAATAGGAGAGCCGGAGGGAAATTTAGGCGATGGAGAGAGTAAAGCTGACGTGGAGCAAGCGCCAGTTCCATTGAGCGCGCCGGACAGGAGTGAAACCTCCGAATCAACATTGCCCGCCGTCAGAAGTCGGAGGATAGGCAAGTTAAGTGCTAAAGGGGAACAAAGAATTCACTGCTGGCTTGATAAATTGGGACGAGCTCTGGAAAGGAAAAGAGGGGGGAAAAGATTTTCGGAGGTATTTTTAAAAGCGAGCGCCTCAGCATTATTATCTTATCTCAAGGGACATATGAGTGGGGAAGCGAAAGAAATTTTTGTTTTTGTCCCTATAAAAGGAAGCGTATTTTACTCAGAGTATGATTTAGATGCAGAATTTTATTTAGAAGAAAAGTGGGGGATGGAAGAAGAATTAAAAAGATTAGAAAAAATAATGCAAAAGGCGCCAACGGCCATCGAAAAATTTCCGGAAGAAAGGCGCGTGACATTTCAACGAAGAAAAGAGGCATGGGAACGATATAAGGGGTCAATTCCTCAATGCATTAAAAAATTAAGAGAAAAATTAGTAAAAATGGACGCAATTTTTGATATTGAAACAACGGTTTCTCCTAAAGCGACGGTCTGTGGAGACTTAAATAGCCCAGAAGAAAAAGAAGTAATGGAAATACAAATTGGAAAAATAATGCAACCGGCAATTGAAAAGGGACAATTGATTATTGTCGAAGTTAAGCCAGGCGAAAATCAAAAGACGGAAAATATTATTTTAATCGAAATATGGAAATTGAATTCTTCTTGGGTTGATAAAGCCTTATTCCCTCCAATAGAAAAAAAGCCCAAGGATCCTACTCGAGCCGTGAAGAGAACCAGAAGAAGATTGGCTAAAAATGCATCAATAAAAAATGGTTGAAAAGACTCCCCCTATTCCAGAGTAACCACTTTCCCCATTTTCCCGTTGAGTCTTTTGTGCAATGGACTTTTTTGCGTTGGCCCGCTATTTTAACGTCATGTCTCTTCAAATCGCCATTGTCGGCCTCCCCAATGTTGGAAAATCCACCCTCTTCAACGCGCTCACCAAATCGAGCGGCGCCATGGTGGGGAATTATCCGTTTTGCACCATTGACCCCAATGTGGGAGTGGTCGAGGTGCCGGACGAGCGCCTGCAAAAGCTCGCAACTCTCGTGACTCCGGAAAAAATTGTGCCCGCGATTGTGGAATTTGTGGATGTCGCAGGCTTGGTCAAAGGCGCGAGCGAGGGCGAAGGCTTGGGCAATAAATTCCTAGCCCACATTCGCGAGTGCAACGCCATTGCCGAGGTGGTGCGCGTGTTCAAGGACCCAAATGTGATCCATGTGAACGGAAGCGTGGAGCCCAAACGCGATCGTGAAATTCTCGAAGCTGAATTGATTTTGGCAGACCTTCAAACCCTCGATGGGCGCATGGGAAAACTTGAAAAAGAAGTTCGCGGAGGCGATAAAGACGCTAAAGTTTTACTGCCATTGGCTCAGCGGCTGAGAGATGAGCTGAATCAAGGAAAACTCGCCAACAACGTAGAAATGAACCCCGAAGAAAAAGCATTGGTAAAATCTCTTCAACTCATCACCAGCAAACCGGTTTTGTATGTCGTC
The genomic region above belongs to Candidatus Gracilibacteria bacterium and contains:
- the aroD gene encoding type I 3-dehydroquinate dehydratase, translating into MPLHCLPIHAPTMALLEQRLRTEADDADVIEIRLDCIRDVRLAEIFFEKDPIKKPFLFVNKAPSEGGLFLGSEEERVEMLEEMIERGAQYVDVSIITDLKLIKRLVKRKGAKTKLILSYHNFKGTPTLTTLKRLVRKAKKQGADLVKIATFVKNPRENVILFELTAWAKEEKIQIITLGMGEEGRLSRIVCPLLGSKMYFAPLKKGDETAPGQLTKEELETAWSAMGV
- the ychF gene encoding redox-regulated ATPase YchF; translated protein: MSLQIAIVGLPNVGKSTLFNALTKSSGAMVGNYPFCTIDPNVGVVEVPDERLQKLATLVTPEKIVPAIVEFVDVAGLVKGASEGEGLGNKFLAHIRECNAIAEVVRVFKDPNVIHVNGSVEPKRDREILEAELILADLQTLDGRMGKLEKEVRGGDKDAKVLLPLAQRLRDELNQGKLANNVEMNPEEKALVKSLQLITSKPVLYVVNLHEDEIKTFDEKSAREQLGLPATATIIPISAKIEQELGQLAEAESQEFLKELGLTQPGLHTLIRAAYDTLGLHHYFTAGPMEVRAWTVRKGALAPEAAGVIHTDFEKGFIRAEVISYDDYVRDGSELSAKEKGHMRLEGKEYAVKDGDVMHFRHAA